agggagcagtggggttggatagggggtggggtcccaggagtgggtgggttggataggggatggggtcctggtgtggcagttagggatgggggtcccgggagggggcagtcaggggacaagggtgggggagttgggggttccaggggcctgtcaggggccaggggtgtggataggggttgggacagtcaggggacagggaggttggatatggggtgggggcggatggttggggaggggggtcccgggagggggcagtcaggggacaaggagcagggggtggttggatgggtcaggggttctgaggggggctgtcagggggtgggaagtgggagggggcgtataaggggcaggggccaggctgtttgcagaggcacagccttcactacccggccctccataccgttccgcaaccccgatatggccctcgggccaaaaagtttgcccacccctgtcctaatCCCTAATGATCAGAGACCAGTTAAGCCTCAAAGCAGGAGGGTTTAATTTCCCTTCCCAAACTCTTCTTTTAACAATAATTGTTGAGTCTGGAAGTTTTTGTCATCCAGCTAAATGCCCAGTCCTTATTTGAGTCTTGATAAGCACGTGGCCTCAATGATGTCCCGTGgaagtgagttccacagtcttaTGTGTTGGGTGAAAAGGTATTTCCTTTGATCTGATCTGAGTTTCCTGACTTTTAATTTCATTAATgtcccctgattcttgtgttgtGAGGCAAGGAGACACTCTGGACTCTCATTCTGCTAAGGCTGAGAGAACATGATGCCCAATTCACTGCTGCCCCACTCCCCTTGTCTTCCCTCTGGGAGAAGGCCTGTAGGTTTAGATGCCTCTGTGCTGATTtggctttattttaaatactgtacAGAGTCCCAGGAAGTTATACACAAAGGCAGTGCAAAAGTAGGCAGAGCTCTGGTTACAGCCTCTGGTGGAGGATGGGAACCTCCAGCAAGGTTGGGGTTGCACGCTGGAATCTGGACAGATTGGACTCTGATCCCccaccctagagctcagagtccCTGAGAAACGGACCAGTGAAGGGTCTGTGTGTGCCTGGaggcagctggggaagggggctgggaatgggaatAACCTCAAGACCCCAAAGAAAGGATTCAAATAAGAGGGAAGAACAGGGCCAGGGAGCCCCTGGGCCACTGCCCCAACACATTGCGGATGCAAACAGACGGGCATGATAGCCTGTGGGGAGCCTCAACTCCAGATCTGCCCTGGCCCACTGAAACAAGCATTGAGGCCAAATCATCTCCAGCTGCATGGGGTGAAGAGAGATCCTAGCCCTGGCAGCGCAGCCCTGCCTCACTCTCCGCTCTAGCCTGCCACACAGATGGATGGGTCAGGTGCCGAGCCTTCCATCCCAGTGGCCCTGCTTGTGGACAGGGGCCACACTTCAGAACTGATCTGTCCCCAAAAGGATCCCCATGTCCTTCGTGTGGTGATCCAGGAGTAGGCAGCCCTGTGAATCACGCTGTCTCGGCCTGCACAGGAAGGAGCTCTATGGCAGCAGCAGAAAGTTGCAGATGGCAGTGATGAACTCTTGGGATTTATCTGCATGGACCCAGTGGCCAGCACCTGGGATATACTGGATCTCTGCCTCGGGAAAGAGCCGCTCGATCTCTGGGTAGTCCTCAGAGCTGCAGGGGGAAAGAACGTATTGGAGAGCTGGGGCATGGGGCTCACGCTGGGATCCCCCCGCAACACGGTCAGTCCAGGGCTCACGCTGGAATCCGGCCATATACACGCCTATCCATTTCAGGGAGCCCAGGGCTCACTCCACCCCTCAGTACCTGTGGCAACAGAGTGAGAGGGAACAAGCTGTGGGTCTCAGGGCCACAAGAGTCCCAGGACTCACCTGACATAGGGGGAGTCAGATCCTGCTAGAAAGAGTGTGGGTCCTGGGTAAGGCGCGTGGAACACAGGGAAGCCCATGATATTGGCCATATGGTGGGAAATGGCCTCCAGGTTCACCCGCCACACGTAACGGCCCTCGGCCTCCACCAGGTTGGTCAGCAGGAACTGCCTTACCGCCGACACCTGCAGCAAGGATAAAGCATGTCCATTTGTCACAGCGCATACACACATGCCAGCCAGGGACGCCCCAGGACGCTCCATCACACACCCGCACTAGCAAACTGTCACGCCAGATGTCATGTGTCTGCTCCAGCACCCCCTTCCTACCACAACAGATGTGCTGGCCACGGTGCCAACTCCCAGTGCGGGCCCTGTTGAGGTTCAGACAGGCATTAGGGCCAGGACTAAGGGCATGGGGATGGAAAAGCACCGGCTGGGGCTGGCGACTCTGGGGCAGCATGCTCCCactctgggagaggggagggctccttgTGGGCTACCCTACCTGGACGGCTGGACGTAGCTGATCCTCCGCCAGCCGGCGTGCTGTGGAGCGGGGGATTCCACTCGGGATGCTCACTTTCCTCATGGCAGAGATGTAGGCCAGGAAATCTGTCACAGCCACACTCTCTGTGGGACTGATGTCTACAGACACCAGGCGCTCCACGAGATCTGGCTGGGGACAAAAGCGAGTGTAGGGATCTCACTCCAGCAGAAACCCTGCTCAGGGCCACAAGCATCCCAAGGAATGGTCAGAGGGCCCCACATACAGATGCATCCCCAAGAAAGGCTAGCTCTGGGGAGGAGCTCCTACCCAAGGGCCTTCCAGTCTGACCTGTCTGTCATTCCCCAGCGAAGATTCCAGAACACACAATAGAGCGGACAGCAAAGGCAAAACAGGGCGTTCATATCCAGTTTATGTTTCCCTGGCACCCTGCCAAGTGAATGCTCCCAAGCCCTTTATAGACTGTACAGCAGGGAGCTGTCAGCTtgccctgaaatgcagccacctctggggtggaacatgacaCAATAACTCTGACTGTGAGAACGTAGATTAACTCCCCGGATGAAATGGCAGGGAGTCACAGGAGACAGAACCCAGCAACCTGACTTATGACAGCAGGTGTTGGAATATGTGAGGGAATCTTTAAGTGCACAGGCAATGAATTCCTCATTGGAGAGAGAGCATCTGTAGGTGCACAGCAGTCCCAGGACTATGCTGGGAAGTTGCTTCTATGAACAGAAAGAGAGAAGAGCCCCTGGTACCGAACTGCCATTCCATTTCCTGCAGCACTGTGTGCTACCTGGGGTCTACCATGAGAAGTGGTCAGGCGGATCCCACTCAGGTTAGGTGTGAGAAGATCCTAGCTCCCCCTGAATGGATCCCTCCTTAAGGCAAGATCCATTAGCTTCATGCGAGCAGCACTCTGAAGCAATCATACAGAGGGAGGCTGTCTCAGTGAGCTGTGCTGACTGTGAGCTGAGTGCACAGGCCAGGCCACTGTGCCAGGGGCCCAGAGAAAGGAACAAGCCCCTCCACCTTGCCTTCATTCAGCCTTGCCAAGACAGAACAGGCTGGGCTCTTATTCTTCACAGAAGAACAACTATGACACCACCCAGagtgccctcctgcacccccagggaAGGGGGTTTGGGCTCCTCGACAGGccctgtggtgggggaagggcaaaCAGCAGCAATtgccccaaaccctacatcccgcTGGTTGTTCCCTGGCAGCCACACATGCAGGTACCTGCTGCAGTGCCAGTGTCATGGCGGTTTTGCCGCCCATGCTGTGGCCAACCAAGATGCACTTGGGGAGGCGCAGCTGACGCAGCAGGCGCTGCACATCCAGGCTCATGGCCTCGTAGCTCATGGTGGGGCTGTGCGGGCTCTCGCCGTGGTTCCGCGCATCCACTGTCAGCACCTGGCAGGGAAGAGAAGCCACTGCAagctgggcagggcaggcccAGCGCTCGGGCCCTTggctgcccccggccctgccctgcccctcacgCTCACCTTGCGGCCACTCCGCTGCACTAGGGCCCGAGCGATGGCACGGAAATTGCCCTTGCTACCCAGCAGGCCATGCAGGAAGACGAGTGGGGGCTGCGGTGCAGGCCCATCAAACACCATGTAGGAGAGGGGCAGTGGCCTGCAAAACATGGGCACaaagctgggctgggagcaggacacTGCTGGGCTAAACACAGGACAGAGGCCAGGAGCAGGACACGGGCTGGGCAGGCTGGACCAGGGACATAGGATTACCATATGTCCGGGTTTTCCCAGACATGACCTCTTTTTTGGTAGTCTGCCCTCAGCCTGGGTGGATTtttcaaagaagaagaaatatcTGGGATTTTTCCTTATGGAGCAATtgttgcagctcagaaagagtcATCTCCATGCCCCAACTGGTCCCTCCCCTGCACCGCAGCTGACAGGTCCTGCCTGCCCCAGTCCGGCCAGCCAGGTAATCAGAGCTGCCAAGTGCCTCTCCACAGGGATGCCTGCCTGCCCCTCCACGACCTCAGACCCTGGCTGGGAGGGTGATAGAGACAGGCCCTGGCTCCCCACCCAGCAGAGAAGAAAAAGACTCACAGGGAGGTGCTCACTGACAGGCTGGTGCCGCATCCCTGCCACCGAGACAGGGAGCGCCACACTGTCCCGCACCTCGAGTGTGAGGCCACAGgtcccccctccagcaccccctgaaATACTCCCTCGGCACCCCCCCGGTCACCCATCCAGCACCCCCTGAAATACCCCCTCGGCACCCCCCCCGgtcacccctccagcaccccctgaaATACCCCCTCGGTACCCCCCCCGgtcacccctccagcaccccctgaaATACCCCTTCGGCACCcccccag
This DNA window, taken from Lepidochelys kempii isolate rLepKem1 chromosome 17, rLepKem1.hap2, whole genome shotgun sequence, encodes the following:
- the ABHD11 gene encoding sn-1-specific diacylglycerol lipase ABHD11, translating into MLRRLGRPRLGFVRAPQLPAGPWAPDRAAAASPRAGAPGRTSVTPLPLSYMVFDGPAPQPPLVFLHGLLGSKGNFRAIARALVQRSGRKVLTVDARNHGESPHSPTMSYEAMSLDVQRLLRQLRLPKCILVGHSMGGKTAMTLALQQPDLVERLVSVDISPTESVAVTDFLAYISAMRKVSIPSGIPRSTARRLAEDQLRPAVQVSAVRQFLLTNLVEAEGRYVWRVNLEAISHHMANIMGFPVFHAPYPGPTLFLAGSDSPYVSSEDYPEIERLFPEAEIQYIPGAGHWVHADKSQEFITAICNFLLLP